The sequence GGGGGGAGCGGGCCGGCGAGATCGCCGAGGGCACGCGCGACATCGTCGTCGACTTGGCAGGCGGCGACACAGTGGTCGCGGATCTGGCGCGAAAACGACTGCAGGACAATCCTATCGAAGACCTCCGGATCGACCTCGAGGACGGTTACGGATGGCGTCCCGACTCCGTCGAGGACGCGGATGCCCGACGAGCCGGCGAGATCCTCGCCGCGTGGACACAGATGCGGCCCCATGCGCCCCGTAGTGCGGGTGTCCGCGCGAAGGGGCTCGGCGATCGAGAGCGCGACCGCGGATTACGCACGCTGGAACTCGTGCTCGACGGCGCCGGCGGCATCCCGGACGGGTTCGTCTTCACGATCCCCAAGCTGCGTGACGTCCGGCAGGTCGACGCGGTCAACCTGCTGTGCGAGGGCTTCGAACGTGCGCACGGTCTCGGCGAGGGGCAGTTGCGGTTCGAATTGCAGATCGAGATCCCGCAAGCGGTGCTCGGGCCAGATGGCCGAGCGACCCTGGCAGAGGCGATTCATCGCGGGAGGCCGCGACTCACCGGACTGCATTACGGGACCTACGACTACAGCGCTGCGTGCGGCATCGTCTCGGCGCAGCAGTCGTTGGCACATCCGGTTGCCGATCATGCCAAGGCGGTGATGCAGGCCGCCGCCGCGCAGACCGGGGTGTGGATCAGTGACGGTTCCACACAGGTGGTCCCGGTGGGCACGCCCGACCAGATCCGGTCGGCGCTGCGGCGCCATCATGCTCTCGTCCTGCGGTCCCTGGAACGAGGCTTCTACCAGGGGTGGGATATGCACCCCGGACATCTGGTCACCCGGTGGGCGGCGGTCATCGGCTTCTTCCGCTCCGCGATGCCCACCGCGGCCAGACGCCTCGGGGCCTATCTGGGCCGACGGTCCGGTGACGTGATCGACGAGCCGGCCACGGCGCTGTCGCTGGCCTCGGTCCTGCATCGGGGTGTCGCCGCGGGGGCGTTCACGGCCGACGAGATCACCGAGATCGCACCGTCGTGCACGGCGGATCAGCTGACCGTCCTGCGGGAGAGCGGTGGCGCGTTGCCGTCCTGACGGGGCGCCGCCTCTCTCGCCGCGCCGCACGATCCGGGGCGTGGCAGGATGACATCACGCAGCCGACGCACCAACCGTGCGCTGTCCCGGCTGTATTCGTTTCGCCAGGAGGGAATCCGGTCCGTTGCGACTGTCGCCACATGAGCAGGAGCGGTTGCTCATCTCGTATGCCGCGGAGCTCGCACGTCGACGGCAGGGCCGTGGCCTGAGGCTCAACCATCCCGAGGCCGTCGCGATCATCACCGACCACGTGCTCGAGGGTGCCCGGGACGGCCGCTCGGTCGCCGAACTGATGACGTCGGGCCGCGAGGTGCTCGGACGTGCCGACGTGATGGACGGTGTCCCGGAGATGCTGCACGACGTCCAGGTCGAGGCGACGTTTCCCGACGGGACCAAGCTGGTCACCGTGCACGACCCCATCGATTAGCCGCGCGAGAGGATCATGATGTCGCACATGCACTCTTCTGTCGTGCCGGGCGAGGTGATGGCCGCAGACGGAACCATCGAACTGAACGAGGGTGCCGACGTCGTGTCCCTGGTCGTCGTCAACTCCGGTGACCGGCCCGTGCAGGTCGGGAGTCACGTTCACTTCCCGCAGGCCAATCCGGCGCTCGACTTCGATCGGTCCGCTGCCCGGGGCCGTCGCCTCGACATCCCGGCCGGGACCGCCGTGCGGTTCGAACCGGGGATCGAGATGACGGTCTCGCTCGTGCCGCTCGGCGGAACGCGCGAGGTGTACGGCATCTCCCTGGAGGCGCCCGGGCGTCTCGGACCGCAGGAGACCGCCGACGGGCGTCACGAAGGGATGCGCTGATGGCGACGCTCGGCCGCGACCGTTACGCACAACTATTCGGACCGACCACCG is a genomic window of Gordonia sp. SID5947 containing:
- a CDS encoding aldolase — protein: MTDQRLPADVRHRLEEILRPVDEDLASWFPGDRLVAQPVHTVYLGAADVVVDTPASWGERAGEIAEGTRDIVVDLAGGDTVVADLARKRLQDNPIEDLRIDLEDGYGWRPDSVEDADARRAGEILAAWTQMRPHAPRSAGVRAKGLGDRERDRGLRTLELVLDGAGGIPDGFVFTIPKLRDVRQVDAVNLLCEGFERAHGLGEGQLRFELQIEIPQAVLGPDGRATLAEAIHRGRPRLTGLHYGTYDYSAACGIVSAQQSLAHPVADHAKAVMQAAAAQTGVWISDGSTQVVPVGTPDQIRSALRRHHALVLRSLERGFYQGWDMHPGHLVTRWAAVIGFFRSAMPTAARRLGAYLGRRSGDVIDEPATALSLASVLHRGVAAGAFTADEITEIAPSCTADQLTVLRESGGALPS
- a CDS encoding urease subunit gamma, giving the protein MRLSPHEQERLLISYAAELARRRQGRGLRLNHPEAVAIITDHVLEGARDGRSVAELMTSGREVLGRADVMDGVPEMLHDVQVEATFPDGTKLVTVHDPID
- a CDS encoding urease subunit beta, producing the protein MSHMHSSVVPGEVMAADGTIELNEGADVVSLVVVNSGDRPVQVGSHVHFPQANPALDFDRSAARGRRLDIPAGTAVRFEPGIEMTVSLVPLGGTREVYGISLEAPGRLGPQETADGRHEGMR